In the genome of Hymenobacter taeanensis, one region contains:
- a CDS encoding GIY-YIG nuclease family protein codes for MNQYYTYILTNQNRTVLYIGVTSELKHRVSEHKAGIHPGFTKKYNVHQLVYFETYPDIKAAIDREKQLKGGSRQKKLDLINGFNKEWQDLFDQL; via the coding sequence ATGAATCAGTATTACACCTACATCCTCACTAACCAAAACCGCACAGTGCTTTACATCGGTGTTACCAGCGAATTGAAACATAGGGTTAGTGAGCACAAAGCAGGAATTCATCCTGGGTTTACAAAGAAGTACAACGTACATCAACTGGTTTATTTTGAAACCTATCCGGATATCAAAGCAGCAATTGATCGGGAGAAGCAACTGAAAGGCGGCTCTCGGCAGAAAAAGCTCGATCTAATAAATGGGTTTAATAAAGAGTGGCAAGATCTGTTCGATCAGCTGTGA
- a CDS encoding D-alanine--D-alanine ligase family protein, translating to MKIGIFFGGPSREREISFAGGRTVYDNLDKSLFEAVPVFVDSLGNFILLDWHYIYKGTIRDFYPPVSALPRTELPVQMYLESLGELSLEEQDRIIAEVGRRVLPHELPQLIDFAFLALHGPGGEDGAIQGLFEWYGIPYSGSGILPSAFGIDKITQKKLLTALNRPTPTFRQITTEEWDAADHAATLDYLVRELGLPLVFKAPRQGSSIGISILREADLAKFEAAMERSLFRKTVTQQEWAGLSEQKRIMWLQQLVDIREGIGLPVVLNDEAELIYQPEQLLNTLNERLQTAESVRLTSVEGETQVLVESFVQGREFSCIVVEDPTGKPLALPPTEIVKGEEMFDYRSKYLPGLARKITPIDLPEAEIQRIREACEEMFTTFGFQVYARLDGFLVTGDEVKGEEVNSGQTSSTHHPVTSSPKLFLNDPNTTSGMLPASFFFHQAAEIGLNPSQFLTYLIRTSLAARRRGGLRPVKLAGLLAQLDAAVAARASEERTRTKVAVIMGGYSSERHISVESGRNIYEKLSSSVKYEPVPVFLTGNSQEFRLYVLPINVMLKDNADDIREKVEHMEAGHGLHPVLARIRQEAHEITNTYAGQPTAQPQRVSFEELAKMVDEVFIALHGRPGEDGALQRELEKLGLPYNGSGVASSSITINKFETNRRLREAGLRVAEHRMANRLEWDADAEGFYRSLEAQFPYPFIAKPADDGCSSAVKKIKNRAELEAFTKLIFRNQEDLMIEDAKTLQLGFKEEFPQKDAFLVETLIDRDGAAHFLEVTGGLLTHWGDNGELEIEVFEASEALATGEVLSLEEKFLAGEGQNITPARYAVEPTERQRISDEVKQELRRVAEVLNIQGYARIDAFVRVRQNGAVEVLIIEVNSLPGMTPATCIFHQTALAGYTPYDFIDQILEFGKARQEKATV from the coding sequence ATGAAAATAGGCATCTTCTTCGGCGGCCCGTCGCGTGAGCGGGAAATCTCCTTTGCGGGCGGCCGCACTGTATATGATAACCTGGATAAGTCTTTGTTTGAGGCCGTGCCCGTGTTTGTGGACAGCCTTGGCAACTTCATCCTGCTAGACTGGCACTACATCTATAAGGGCACCATCCGCGACTTCTACCCACCGGTGTCGGCGCTGCCACGCACGGAGCTGCCGGTACAGATGTACCTGGAAAGCCTGGGCGAGCTGAGCCTGGAGGAGCAGGACCGCATTATTGCGGAAGTGGGCCGGCGCGTGCTGCCCCATGAACTGCCCCAGCTCATCGACTTCGCGTTCCTGGCTCTGCACGGCCCCGGCGGTGAAGACGGCGCGATTCAGGGCCTGTTTGAGTGGTACGGCATCCCCTACTCCGGCTCCGGCATTCTGCCCTCGGCGTTTGGCATCGATAAAATTACCCAGAAGAAGCTCCTGACCGCGCTGAACCGCCCCACGCCCACCTTCCGCCAGATTACGACCGAAGAATGGGACGCCGCCGACCATGCCGCTACGCTGGACTATTTGGTGCGCGAGCTAGGCCTGCCGCTGGTGTTCAAAGCCCCGCGCCAGGGTTCCAGCATCGGCATCAGCATTCTGCGCGAAGCGGATCTAGCGAAGTTTGAAGCCGCCATGGAGCGCAGCCTGTTCCGCAAAACCGTAACTCAACAAGAGTGGGCCGGCCTTTCGGAGCAGAAGCGCATCATGTGGCTGCAGCAGCTAGTGGATATCCGCGAGGGTATTGGCCTGCCAGTGGTATTGAACGACGAGGCTGAACTGATTTATCAGCCCGAGCAGCTGCTCAATACGCTCAACGAGCGCCTGCAAACTGCCGAAAGCGTCCGCCTGACTAGTGTGGAAGGCGAAACGCAGGTGCTGGTGGAAAGCTTCGTGCAGGGTCGTGAGTTCTCCTGCATTGTGGTGGAAGACCCTACTGGTAAGCCATTGGCGCTGCCGCCTACCGAGATTGTGAAGGGCGAGGAGATGTTCGACTACCGCTCGAAGTACCTCCCTGGCCTGGCGCGCAAAATCACGCCCATTGACCTGCCCGAGGCTGAAATTCAGCGCATCCGGGAAGCCTGTGAGGAGATGTTCACCACCTTCGGCTTCCAGGTGTATGCCCGCCTCGATGGCTTCTTAGTAACCGGTGATGAAGTGAAAGGTGAAGAGGTAAATAGTGGGCAGACTTCTTCGACCCATCACCCCGTCACATCATCACCTAAACTTTTCCTGAACGACCCGAACACCACGTCGGGGATGCTGCCGGCTTCGTTCTTCTTCCACCAGGCGGCGGAAATTGGGCTGAACCCGTCGCAGTTCCTGACTTATCTGATTCGTACTTCCCTGGCAGCGCGCCGCCGGGGTGGCCTACGGCCGGTGAAGCTGGCAGGCTTATTGGCCCAGCTGGATGCTGCCGTGGCAGCCCGCGCCAGTGAGGAGCGCACCCGCACTAAAGTAGCCGTGATCATGGGTGGCTATTCGTCGGAGCGTCACATTTCGGTGGAAAGCGGCCGCAACATCTATGAGAAGCTCAGCTCCTCGGTGAAGTACGAGCCGGTGCCCGTATTCCTGACCGGCAACAGCCAGGAGTTTCGCCTCTACGTGCTGCCCATCAACGTGATGCTGAAGGACAACGCCGACGACATCCGGGAGAAAGTAGAGCATATGGAGGCCGGCCATGGCCTGCACCCCGTGCTGGCCCGCATTCGGCAGGAAGCTCACGAAATCACGAATACCTACGCGGGTCAGCCCACGGCGCAGCCCCAGCGCGTATCGTTTGAGGAGCTGGCCAAGATGGTAGATGAGGTGTTCATTGCCCTGCACGGCCGCCCTGGTGAGGATGGCGCCCTGCAGCGCGAGCTGGAAAAGCTAGGCCTGCCTTACAACGGCTCGGGCGTAGCCAGCAGCTCCATCACCATTAATAAATTTGAGACGAACCGCCGCCTGCGCGAGGCTGGCTTGCGCGTAGCAGAGCACCGCATGGCCAACCGTCTGGAGTGGGATGCCGATGCCGAAGGTTTCTACCGCAGCCTGGAAGCCCAGTTCCCCTACCCCTTCATTGCCAAGCCCGCCGACGACGGCTGCTCTTCCGCGGTGAAGAAAATCAAGAACCGCGCGGAGCTGGAGGCCTTCACGAAGCTCATCTTCCGCAACCAGGAAGACTTGATGATCGAGGATGCCAAAACCCTGCAATTGGGCTTCAAGGAAGAATTCCCGCAGAAGGATGCCTTCCTGGTAGAAACGCTTATTGACCGCGACGGCGCCGCACACTTCCTGGAAGTTACGGGTGGCCTACTGACCCACTGGGGCGACAACGGTGAGCTGGAAATTGAGGTGTTTGAGGCTTCAGAAGCTCTGGCAACCGGTGAGGTGCTGAGCCTGGAAGAGAAGTTTCTGGCTGGAGAAGGTCAGAACATCACGCCAGCCCGCTACGCCGTGGAGCCTACTGAGCGCCAGCGCATTTCTGATGAAGTAAAGCAGGAGCTGCGCCGCGTGGCTGAGGTGCTCAACATTCAGGGCTACGCTCGCATTGACGCCTTCGTGCGGGTGCGCCAGAACGGAGCCGTGGAAGTACTCATCATTGAGGTGAACTCCCTGCCCGGCATGACGCCCGCCACCTGCATCTTCCACCAGACCGCTCTGGCCGGCTACACCCCCTACGACTTCATCGACCAGATTCTGGAGTTCGGTAAAGCCCGTCAGGAGAAAGCTACTGTGTAA
- a CDS encoding response regulator → MKILLVEDEPKVASFLHQGLTEQQHTVDLALEGLLGLRLALAGGYDLIILDTLLPGLSGLEVCRQVRAHDAGTPILMLTALGETDDKIRGLDAGADDYLVKPFAFQELLARIRALARRRHEAPAAQALLRLADLTLDPASKVVQRAGQPIQLTAREFALLEYLLRQQGRVVSRVDILEHVWETNFDTGSNVIDVYINFLRKKIDKDFTPKLIHTLVGMGYVMKEE, encoded by the coding sequence ATGAAAATTCTGCTGGTTGAAGACGAACCGAAGGTTGCTTCCTTCTTACACCAAGGCCTCACTGAACAACAGCACACCGTAGATCTGGCCCTGGAGGGGCTGCTAGGCCTGCGCCTGGCTTTGGCCGGAGGCTATGACCTGATAATTCTTGATACGCTATTGCCGGGGTTGAGTGGCCTGGAAGTATGCCGCCAAGTGCGGGCGCACGATGCGGGCACGCCCATTCTGATGCTCACGGCCCTCGGCGAAACCGACGATAAAATTCGGGGACTCGACGCGGGCGCCGACGATTACTTAGTGAAGCCCTTTGCCTTTCAGGAGTTACTGGCGCGCATTAGGGCGCTGGCACGGCGGCGGCATGAGGCGCCCGCGGCTCAAGCCCTGCTACGCCTCGCCGACCTCACGCTGGACCCTGCCAGCAAAGTAGTGCAGCGGGCCGGGCAGCCTATACAGCTCACGGCCCGCGAGTTTGCCTTGCTAGAGTATCTGTTACGCCAGCAGGGCCGCGTGGTTTCCCGCGTGGATATTCTGGAGCACGTGTGGGAAACCAATTTCGACACGGGTTCCAACGTCATCGATGTGTACATCAACTTCCTGCGGAAAAAAATAGACAAGGATTTCACCCCCAAGCTTATTCATACCCTGGTGGGGATGGGCTACGTGATGAAGGAGGAGTAA
- a CDS encoding SulP family inorganic anion transporter, with the protein MLKTRQASSAKTAALTSTGPTNYFSTLSQDAPSGLVVFLVALPLCLGISLASGAPLLSGIITGIVGGVLVSWASGSQLSVSGPAAGLTAIMLGAIHTLGSFEAVLVATMLAGGLQIILGLARAGIIGLYFPTSVIRGMLAAIGLILILKQIPHFLGADTDYFEDMDFLQFNGQNTFSAIGAAANAISWGSALIGLISLGVLIVWDSPAVRSVKALRQVPGALVVVVLSIGLNYLLGNLAPALQVRPEHLVKLPIITSFDSLVAELPRPDWTALTKTSTYVLAFTIAIVASLESLLSVEAVDKLDPHKRTTPPNRELMAQGAGNIVAGFLGGLPLTAVIVRSSANVSSGAQSKMSSFIHGLLLLASLLFLASVLNQIPLAALAAVLLVIGFRLTKPALYRTQWQLGWQQFLPFIITIAAILFTDLLKGVTIGLAVGIFYILKANYESAFFMHEETPRQDGHVHLKLAEQVSFLNKASIVKVLNALPDGSRVVLDGTGSASIDYDVLEAIENFRLSAPERGIDLELRAIPQVHVLGH; encoded by the coding sequence ATGCTAAAGACCCGTCAGGCTTCGTCGGCTAAAACCGCTGCCCTTACTTCCACCGGCCCCACAAATTACTTTAGCACCCTTAGCCAGGATGCCCCTTCGGGGTTAGTAGTATTCCTGGTGGCGCTGCCCTTGTGCCTGGGTATTTCGCTGGCCTCAGGGGCCCCCTTGCTGTCGGGCATTATTACGGGTATTGTGGGTGGAGTATTGGTTTCTTGGGCTAGCGGCTCGCAACTGAGCGTGAGTGGTCCGGCAGCCGGACTCACCGCCATCATGCTAGGGGCCATTCATACGCTTGGGTCGTTTGAAGCCGTGCTGGTGGCAACTATGCTGGCGGGTGGATTGCAAATAATTCTAGGGCTGGCCCGGGCGGGTATCATCGGGCTGTACTTCCCCACTTCCGTCATCCGGGGGATGCTGGCCGCTATTGGCCTGATTCTGATTCTGAAGCAGATTCCGCATTTCCTTGGGGCCGATACGGACTATTTCGAGGATATGGATTTTCTGCAGTTCAATGGTCAGAACACGTTTTCGGCTATTGGGGCGGCGGCAAACGCCATTAGCTGGGGCTCAGCCCTAATTGGACTGATATCTCTGGGAGTGCTGATTGTGTGGGACAGTCCCGCCGTGCGGAGCGTGAAGGCGCTTCGGCAAGTGCCTGGAGCCCTAGTTGTGGTGGTGCTGTCAATTGGCCTCAACTACCTGTTGGGCAATCTGGCTCCTGCCCTGCAAGTGCGGCCTGAACACTTGGTGAAGCTGCCCATTATCACCTCATTTGATAGTCTGGTAGCTGAGCTGCCACGCCCCGACTGGACTGCTCTCACCAAAACCTCTACGTACGTGCTGGCCTTTACCATTGCCATTGTGGCTTCTTTGGAAAGCCTGCTGAGCGTGGAGGCCGTGGATAAGCTGGACCCCCACAAGCGTACCACCCCGCCCAACCGGGAGTTGATGGCGCAAGGAGCGGGTAACATTGTGGCCGGCTTTTTAGGTGGCCTCCCACTCACAGCCGTTATTGTCCGTAGTTCTGCCAATGTCAGCTCGGGCGCCCAATCTAAAATGTCCTCGTTTATTCATGGCTTGCTGTTACTCGCTAGCTTACTATTTCTGGCGTCCGTGTTAAACCAGATTCCGCTGGCGGCTTTGGCGGCTGTGCTGCTGGTCATCGGCTTCCGCCTAACCAAGCCGGCCCTGTACCGCACGCAGTGGCAGTTGGGGTGGCAGCAGTTCCTGCCCTTCATTATTACCATTGCAGCCATTCTGTTCACTGACCTGCTCAAGGGCGTAACAATTGGCCTGGCAGTAGGCATCTTCTATATCCTGAAGGCCAATTATGAGTCGGCATTCTTCATGCACGAGGAAACACCCCGCCAGGATGGGCACGTGCACCTGAAATTAGCGGAGCAGGTTTCATTTCTGAATAAGGCCAGCATTGTAAAAGTGCTGAACGCCCTGCCCGATGGCTCGCGCGTAGTGCTGGATGGCACTGGTTCTGCATCCATCGACTACGATGTGCTGGAAGCCATCGAGAACTTCCGCCTCTCCGCTCCCGAGCGGGGTATCGACCTGGAGTTGCGCGCTATTCCTCAGGTGCATGTGCTAGGCCACTAA
- a CDS encoding PASTA domain-containing protein — protein MSFFKSDTPADVLKHLLVILVAAGMLIFGFFYVYLPLTTNHGEVIEVPKITGMQQVDLEDYLDERDLAYFVDDSTYRPEIKPGTVLNQEPKPGEKVKEGRKIYITVAMKNPPVIKMPKLTDGSLKNAQMILKSYDLVIGQIKLVPNIQQNAVLKQFANGKEIAPGAPIAKNTRVDLEVGDGLGNQEFPVPNLVNMPADEAVTLLAGQGLQVGERFYQEPAEGETEGTVVKQRPVPGPGATIRMGQLVDLWIAGREPIRGVE, from the coding sequence ATGTCCTTTTTCAAATCCGATACACCCGCCGACGTACTGAAGCACCTACTGGTGATTCTGGTAGCCGCAGGAATGCTCATTTTCGGCTTTTTTTACGTGTATCTGCCCCTGACTACCAACCACGGTGAGGTAATTGAGGTGCCCAAGATTACGGGCATGCAGCAGGTTGATCTGGAAGATTACCTGGATGAGCGGGACTTGGCCTACTTCGTGGATGACAGCACCTACCGCCCGGAAATCAAGCCGGGCACGGTGCTTAACCAGGAGCCCAAGCCGGGGGAAAAAGTGAAGGAAGGCCGTAAGATCTACATTACGGTGGCCATGAAAAACCCGCCGGTTATCAAAATGCCTAAGCTTACGGATGGCTCATTGAAAAACGCGCAGATGATCCTGAAGAGCTACGACCTGGTAATTGGTCAGATCAAACTGGTCCCTAATATCCAGCAGAACGCGGTGCTAAAGCAGTTTGCCAATGGTAAAGAAATTGCCCCCGGTGCCCCCATTGCCAAAAATACCCGCGTAGACCTGGAGGTTGGTGACGGACTTGGCAACCAGGAATTTCCCGTTCCGAACCTGGTGAATATGCCCGCCGATGAGGCCGTAACGCTGCTGGCCGGGCAGGGCTTACAGGTAGGCGAACGGTTTTACCAGGAGCCTGCCGAAGGCGAAACGGAAGGCACCGTGGTAAAGCAGCGCCCCGTACCGGGCCCCGGCGCCACCATTCGCATGGGTCAGTTGGTTGACCTCTGGATAGCTGGCCGCGAACCAATCCGCGGCGTAGAATAA
- a CDS encoding site-2 protease family protein yields the protein MPSTDTPPLLPFPDAPAPTGLSPAEEAAAAFTRYERPAPPRWRTYLLHILLFLLTLLTTTLVGLVLRAGSVVQVPPYEVLLQSWPVIWRTLQPGLWYSLPFLSVLTVHEFGHYFTSRYYRIRATLPFFIPFPFGIGTFGAVIRIKDRIFSRKEFFDVGLAGPLAGFVAALVVLIYGLTHLPTLEYLYSIHPEYRLYGADYARFVYPGNQEGSTLLAQPLLFKLLALVFADPGRMPHPNELMHYPVLVAGVLSLFFTALNLLPIGQLDGGHILYGLLGQRRAGRLSALFFIGFIFYAGLGLFSLQTSGQDWLYWGGPYLLYLLLAFWKALPTKRRVVLLALAVWATQIVVASAWPTIEGNPGWLVFGLLLGRVTGIYHPGAPDERPLSFGRKVLGWVMLVIFVLCFTPAPFTIQ from the coding sequence GTGCCTTCCACTGATACTCCTCCGCTCCTGCCTTTTCCGGATGCGCCAGCCCCCACCGGCCTCTCCCCCGCCGAAGAGGCAGCGGCAGCCTTTACGCGCTACGAGCGGCCCGCCCCACCCCGGTGGCGCACGTACCTCCTGCATATCCTCCTGTTTTTGCTCACGCTGCTTACCACCACGCTGGTAGGCCTAGTGTTGCGCGCCGGGAGTGTTGTGCAGGTACCACCTTATGAAGTGCTGTTGCAATCGTGGCCGGTAATCTGGCGCACGTTGCAGCCTGGTCTGTGGTATTCACTGCCTTTCTTGAGCGTACTAACGGTGCACGAGTTTGGTCACTATTTCACTTCACGCTATTACCGCATCCGGGCTACGCTGCCGTTTTTTATTCCGTTTCCATTCGGTATTGGCACATTCGGGGCTGTCATTCGCATCAAAGACCGGATTTTCTCCCGCAAAGAGTTTTTCGATGTGGGCTTAGCCGGGCCGCTGGCAGGGTTTGTGGCAGCTTTGGTAGTATTGATCTACGGCCTGACGCATTTGCCTACGTTGGAGTACCTGTATAGCATCCATCCCGAGTATCGGCTGTACGGCGCGGACTATGCCCGCTTTGTTTACCCTGGCAACCAAGAAGGTAGCACCTTGCTGGCCCAGCCCCTGCTGTTCAAACTACTAGCGCTTGTATTCGCCGACCCTGGCCGGATGCCTCACCCCAACGAGCTGATGCATTACCCGGTGTTGGTAGCTGGGGTGCTCTCCCTATTTTTTACGGCACTTAACCTACTGCCAATTGGCCAGTTAGATGGCGGCCACATCCTCTACGGCCTACTAGGCCAGCGCCGGGCGGGGCGCCTGTCGGCGCTGTTCTTTATTGGTTTCATCTTCTATGCAGGCCTAGGCCTGTTTTCCTTACAAACCAGCGGCCAGGACTGGCTGTATTGGGGTGGCCCTTACCTGCTGTACCTGCTGTTGGCCTTTTGGAAAGCGCTGCCTACCAAACGCCGCGTAGTGCTGTTGGCACTGGCCGTATGGGCTACCCAGATAGTGGTGGCGTCGGCATGGCCCACCATAGAAGGCAACCCCGGCTGGCTAGTATTTGGGCTGCTACTGGGCCGCGTGACGGGCATCTACCACCCTGGTGCCCCCGATGAGCGCCCCCTATCGTTTGGCCGCAAGGTGCTGGGCTGGGTAATGCTGGTTATTTTTGTGCTTTGCTTTACCCCCGCACCGTTCACTATTCAATAG
- a CDS encoding sensor histidine kinase has translation MTIRTRLALQFAAILAVTLLVFSVVIYFFTYHSRREFFSESLFARARIVAHVYLDGTNRGDQDSQASYRRYLRQFYRTLPEEEVRVFDAQNHVVFQEGKPGQQSNLIGFLGLVRKDGREVVLESDYRQTVGLLYRDAHRGDFVVVASSVDADSRQKLADLRTVLTTGLLATFVIVGIGGWFFAGQALLPMQRIVHEVDSITASDLHHRLSQADGQDEVSLLAQRFNRLLDRLETAFAGQRTFVRDASHELRTPLTVLIGQLEVALMQQERTPQEYRHVLQSTLDAARLLKDLTNGLLQIARASDDPSQVPLTLVRLDELLLQAHEEVLRRHPTCRVDLDFSEPQGPARIAPYTVRGNEALLLSAFLNILENACKFSVGRAAPVVAALRAPAGRVQLEVRDQGVGMTDFDRRQVFVPFFRADAVRNVPGHGIGLPLTAKIMELHHGEVRVESELGHGTTVVLDLPAVLS, from the coding sequence ATGACTATTCGCACCCGTTTGGCACTGCAGTTTGCGGCTATTCTGGCCGTTACCCTACTAGTGTTTTCGGTGGTGATATACTTTTTTACCTATCATTCCCGGCGCGAATTCTTCTCAGAAAGCCTCTTTGCCCGCGCCCGAATTGTAGCCCACGTATATCTCGATGGCACCAACCGCGGCGACCAGGATAGTCAGGCTTCTTACCGGCGCTATCTGCGGCAGTTCTACCGCACCCTGCCCGAAGAAGAGGTACGGGTATTTGATGCCCAAAACCACGTAGTATTTCAGGAAGGGAAGCCCGGGCAGCAGTCGAATTTAATTGGGTTTCTGGGGCTGGTGCGCAAAGATGGCCGCGAAGTGGTGCTGGAGTCTGACTACCGGCAAACAGTAGGCCTGTTGTACCGCGACGCCCACCGGGGCGACTTTGTGGTGGTGGCTTCTTCCGTAGATGCTGACAGCCGGCAGAAGCTTGCCGACTTACGGACCGTGCTAACCACTGGCCTACTGGCCACCTTCGTGATAGTGGGAATTGGAGGCTGGTTTTTTGCTGGTCAAGCTTTGCTGCCCATGCAACGCATTGTTCACGAGGTAGATAGTATTACCGCCTCTGATTTGCACCACCGTTTGTCGCAGGCTGATGGCCAGGACGAGGTATCGTTGCTGGCGCAACGCTTTAATCGTCTGCTCGACCGGTTGGAAACAGCCTTTGCCGGGCAGCGCACCTTTGTGCGGGATGCCTCCCACGAGTTGCGTACGCCCCTTACCGTGCTCATTGGGCAGCTGGAAGTGGCCCTGATGCAGCAGGAGCGTACTCCACAGGAGTACCGCCACGTGCTGCAAAGCACCCTGGATGCGGCCCGCCTGCTGAAAGACCTTACCAACGGCCTGCTCCAGATTGCCCGAGCCTCCGACGACCCCTCCCAGGTACCTCTCACCCTGGTGCGGCTGGACGAGCTACTGCTGCAGGCCCACGAGGAAGTTTTGCGCCGGCATCCTACCTGCCGCGTTGATCTGGACTTTAGTGAGCCCCAGGGGCCAGCGCGGATAGCCCCCTACACAGTGCGAGGGAATGAGGCACTGCTGCTTTCCGCTTTCCTGAACATATTGGAAAACGCCTGTAAATTCTCGGTGGGCCGGGCCGCTCCCGTAGTGGCTGCTTTGCGGGCGCCCGCGGGCCGGGTGCAGCTAGAAGTGCGCGACCAGGGAGTAGGCATGACCGACTTTGACCGGCGCCAGGTATTTGTACCTTTCTTTCGGGCTGATGCCGTCCGGAACGTGCCGGGGCATGGTATTGGATTGCCCCTCACGGCTAAGATTATGGAATTGCACCACGGAGAGGTGCGCGTAGAAAGCGAGCTAGGCCACGGCACCACCGTAGTGCTCGATTTACCGGCCGTGCTTAGCTGA
- a CDS encoding HAD family hydrolase translates to MPKPHLLFDFGGVLININYQLTLEAMRRLHRHGGTIEFTQAAQAELFDALETGRLTPTEFRAALREHYELQATDEELDAAWNAMLLDVPAERLALVADLRAQGYQTALLSNTNHIHIAAINAVLKNEYGFEHGIADCLDRVFYSQEVGLRKPGEEIFRHALREMNWKAEETLFIEDSPQHIETARRLGLHTLYLAPPLTLTDALPDALRAFH, encoded by the coding sequence ATGCCCAAGCCTCATCTACTCTTTGATTTTGGAGGAGTACTCATCAACATAAACTATCAGCTCACCCTAGAGGCCATGCGACGCCTGCACCGGCACGGAGGCACCATTGAGTTTACCCAGGCTGCTCAGGCAGAGCTGTTTGACGCATTAGAAACCGGCCGCCTTACCCCTACTGAGTTTCGGGCGGCCTTGCGTGAGCACTACGAGTTGCAGGCTACGGATGAAGAGCTGGATGCTGCCTGGAATGCCATGCTGCTGGATGTACCCGCTGAGCGCCTGGCCCTGGTTGCAGACCTCCGGGCCCAGGGCTACCAAACGGCGCTCCTTTCTAATACCAACCATATCCATATTGCGGCTATCAATGCTGTGCTGAAAAATGAGTATGGGTTTGAGCATGGCATTGCCGATTGCCTGGACCGGGTGTTCTACTCCCAGGAGGTAGGCCTACGCAAGCCAGGCGAAGAAATTTTTCGGCATGCGCTGCGGGAGATGAACTGGAAGGCTGAGGAAACGCTTTTTATTGAAGACAGCCCCCAGCACATTGAAACCGCTCGCCGCCTGGGACTGCACACGCTGTACCTCGCCCCGCCCCTTACCCTCACTGACGCTCTGCCCGACGCCCTCCGTGCCTTCCACTGA
- a CDS encoding phosphoglycerate kinase, with protein MKTLDQYNFAGKRAVVRVDFNVPLDNDFRITDDTRIRAATPTIKKILADGGSVVLLSHLGRPKGGPENKYSLQHLVARLGQEYGQEVQFADDALQAEEKATALQPGQVLLVENVRFYGEEEKGDAAFAEKLAKLGTVYVNDAFGAAHRKHASTAVMTSSFAPEDRVAGYLLQGELDNAKKVLEQAERPFTAIMGGAKISDKILIIEKLLDKVDNLLIGGGMAYTFAKAQGGEIGSSLLEADKMDLALELIEKAKAKGVNLVLPTDSVIADKFANDAQTKVAPNDQIPEGWLGLDLGPESIKAFSDIVRQSKTILWNGPMGVFEMSSFAKGTETVAQAIAEATKGGAFSLIGGGDSAAAVNQLGFADQVSYISTGGGALLEYMEGKELPGVAALEGR; from the coding sequence ATGAAAACCCTCGATCAGTACAACTTCGCCGGCAAGCGTGCCGTGGTACGTGTGGACTTCAACGTGCCGCTCGACAATGATTTCCGCATCACCGACGACACGCGGATTCGGGCCGCTACGCCTACTATCAAGAAAATTCTGGCCGATGGTGGCTCGGTGGTGCTGCTCTCGCACCTGGGCCGCCCAAAAGGCGGACCCGAGAACAAATACTCTCTCCAGCACCTGGTAGCGCGCCTGGGCCAGGAGTACGGGCAGGAAGTACAGTTTGCCGATGACGCTCTGCAGGCCGAAGAAAAGGCTACTGCCCTCCAGCCCGGTCAGGTACTACTAGTAGAAAACGTGCGCTTCTATGGCGAAGAAGAAAAAGGTGATGCCGCCTTCGCCGAGAAGCTGGCTAAGCTCGGCACTGTGTATGTAAACGACGCCTTTGGCGCTGCCCATCGCAAGCACGCCTCTACGGCCGTTATGACCAGCAGCTTCGCGCCCGAAGACCGCGTTGCGGGCTACCTGCTGCAGGGTGAGCTAGACAACGCCAAGAAAGTGCTGGAACAAGCTGAGCGCCCCTTCACGGCCATTATGGGCGGCGCCAAAATCTCCGACAAGATTCTCATCATCGAGAAGCTGTTGGATAAAGTGGATAACCTGCTCATCGGGGGCGGCATGGCCTACACCTTCGCCAAAGCCCAGGGCGGTGAAATCGGTAGCTCCCTGCTGGAAGCCGACAAGATGGACCTCGCCCTGGAGCTCATTGAGAAGGCCAAAGCCAAGGGCGTAAACCTGGTGCTACCTACTGATAGCGTTATTGCCGATAAATTCGCCAACGACGCCCAAACCAAAGTAGCCCCCAACGACCAGATTCCGGAAGGCTGGCTCGGCCTTGACCTCGGCCCTGAGTCGATTAAAGCGTTTTCTGACATCGTGCGCCAGTCGAAGACCATCCTCTGGAACGGCCCCATGGGTGTGTTCGAGATGAGCAGCTTCGCCAAAGGCACTGAAACCGTAGCTCAGGCCATTGCCGAAGCCACCAAAGGCGGCGCCTTCAGCCTCATCGGCGGCGGCGACTCAGCGGCAGCTGTAAACCAGCTAGGCTTCGCCGATCAAGTTTCCTACATCAGCACCGGCGGCGGCGCCCTGCTGGAGTATATGGAGGGCAAAGAGTTGCCCGGCGTAGCTGCGCTGGAAGGCCGCTAG